Below is a window of Candidatus Binatia bacterium DNA.
GACGAGCCTCACCGGCGCTCAAATCGGCATTCGCACCGATAGCACGCACACGAAGGCCCGCATCCGGTCGATTTCGACCGAACGGATGCGGCGGCTCTTGGACGAAGGGAACATCGTCATCGCCGCCGGTTTCCAGGGCATCGACGAAAACCTCAATATCACGACGCTCGGCCGCGGCGGCAGCGACACGACCGCCGTCGCTTTGGCCGCCGTGCTGGGCGCCGATGCGTGCGAGATTTACACCGACGTCGACGGCGTCTACACGACGGACCCGCGCGAACTGCCCGAAGCGCGGCGCGTGAAGCGGATCAGCTACGACGAGATGCTGGAACTCGCCAGTCTCGGGGCGGGTGTGATGCACAACCGGTCGATCGAATTCGCCAAGAAATTCTCCGTGCCGA
It encodes the following:
- a CDS encoding aspartate kinase; amino-acid sequence: TSLTGAQIGIRTDSTHTKARIRSISTERMRRLLDEGNIVIAAGFQGIDENLNITTLGRGGSDTTAVALAAVLGADACEIYTDVDGVYTTDPRELPEARRVKRISYDEMLELASLGAGVMHNRSIEFAKKFSVPIHVRSSFTDQPGTMIVPQPESRDQAVCGAALTKSEAQVTIQGLPDKPGTSLAVFAAIAEHKVTVDM